A genomic stretch from Streptomyces sp. QL37 includes:
- a CDS encoding NADP-dependent oxidoreductase, translated as MKTEKWIVSEHNDGVPDVDRMYVKVVEELDTDLAEDEMLLRTRYVSVDPYLHGIALDTPVGDHMGADSIMEVLAAGPRAMFGVGDLVQGFGGWRTHLVSNGAGALWQTGTFPMVFPAYRKLDPAHYDQALPLSTALGILGGAGMTAWGALTTFLAVRPGDTVLISGASGAIGTLVGQLAKRAGARVVGTTGSPEKAARLTALGFDAVVVFRHGGDPAQLREDLAKAAPGGVDRYFDNLGGVMTDTVFTMLTVDSRVAVCWQWASQVGGEWTGPRLLPYIMFPRTTIRGIFALEWFTEENWAALHAELGPLVRAGEIRYQQTVHHGFDAIPAAYRSLYTDRAASFGKVLVEL; from the coding sequence GTGAAGACCGAGAAGTGGATCGTCAGCGAGCACAACGACGGCGTGCCGGACGTGGACCGGATGTACGTGAAGGTGGTGGAGGAGCTCGACACCGACCTGGCCGAGGACGAGATGCTGCTGCGCACGCGGTACGTCTCCGTCGACCCGTACCTCCACGGGATCGCCCTGGACACCCCGGTGGGCGACCACATGGGCGCCGACTCGATCATGGAGGTGCTGGCGGCCGGACCGCGGGCGATGTTCGGCGTCGGGGACCTCGTGCAGGGCTTCGGCGGCTGGCGCACCCACCTGGTCAGTAACGGCGCGGGGGCGCTGTGGCAGACCGGCACGTTCCCGATGGTCTTCCCCGCGTACCGGAAGCTGGACCCGGCCCACTACGACCAGGCGCTGCCGCTGAGCACCGCGCTCGGCATCCTCGGCGGCGCCGGGATGACCGCGTGGGGCGCCCTCACCACCTTCCTGGCCGTACGGCCCGGCGACACGGTCCTGATCAGCGGCGCGTCCGGCGCGATCGGCACGCTGGTCGGGCAGCTGGCGAAGCGGGCGGGCGCGCGGGTGGTGGGCACGACCGGTTCGCCGGAGAAGGCGGCGCGGCTGACGGCGCTCGGCTTCGACGCCGTCGTCGTCTTCCGGCACGGCGGGGACCCGGCGCAGCTCCGCGAGGACCTGGCGAAGGCGGCTCCCGGCGGCGTCGACCGGTACTTCGACAACCTCGGCGGGGTCATGACCGACACCGTCTTCACGATGCTCACCGTGGACAGCCGGGTCGCGGTGTGCTGGCAGTGGGCGAGCCAGGTCGGCGGCGAGTGGACCGGGCCCCGGCTGCTGCCGTACATCATGTTCCCGCGCACGACGATCCGCGGGATCTTCGCGCTGGAGTGGTTCACCGAGGAGAACTGGGCGGCGCTGCACGCCGAGCTGGGGCCGCTGGTGCGCGCCGGCGAGATCCGCTACCAGCAGACCGTGCACCACGGCTTCGACGCCATTCCCGCCGCCTACCGCAGTCTGTACACCGACCGCGCGGCGTCCTTCGGCAAGGTGCTGGTCGAGCTGTGA
- a CDS encoding ThuA domain-containing protein, translating to MSTRPLRRSPAPHASPPASIALLALLALLALIIGSVAAASFPRTPAEPFRVLVYSGGTHASQDSVRAGVDAVRRLGADNGFGVEATDDPDVFDDAALARFHAVVFNNAAPASSRSGGLDDGNRAALRKYIRAGGGWVGLHDAATGTDWDWYEGLVGATFDRGTPVRTGRVEVLDHAHPSTVALPDLWERTEEWHNWGTDPAGTVHTLARIRVRDGVTGLDEGTDHPWSWCRNYDGGRSWFTAGGHAPSAFQEDAFLAHLLGGIEWAAGARPGDCTATRAGAFQRTPLVTGGLTDPVDMAVAPDRRVFVARRTGEVEVVDQRTMKVSTALDLAYHPETAARSDGLIGLALDPDFAENNWLYLLGSDPTGKRLALSRFTADGDTVDPASQKRLLTLPGRRSTDSGAPASSGSLAFDREGRLYLATGDVGLPPASGAPDDLRGAILRITPQDDGSYTVPQGNLFEPGTAGTRPEIYATGMRNPYSFTVDPVGGDLLAAEAGADGTVSHLRIAGAGQVGRPYCSGGTARGAADCAPRADGTPPDTVPGSAGVMSGAVYAYEPASLYRTKFPEYFAGKLLTYDPAGRRFTTHSFQRGNQTFSDPRFGPVEAGELQSVNGVFDDMEWNRPSAAAFGPDGALYVIDSGPGSGAGGDEGAGVFRIDHVGDGRPPGAAVTADRNNGPAPLTVAFTGAGSGLPGGVPVSYAWDFDGDGGTDSTEADPSYTYRAEGQFTARLTVTGPEGTTAMAGQEITVGNTRPRISVHQPADGGLFRPGDTIPLRVDVRDDEDGSPVDCSRILVRSQVGRAGALRPLTGSRGGEPGCGGSIVMAAGGVSRSGSHSVTVRYTDKGTPNAPELTGSASLTLRTAFQEAERFTSTGGTHGGAVAGSRTEASGGRALTEIEDGDWIAFDPVSLRNIRSVTVGATASGTGGAVEFRAGSPDGPLLGSLTVPGAEDGASGDGTAGEGAVSPTAALKSPGGGVALYVVFTDPSWNSERPDLFTVDWLRFDGPDPGTARVR from the coding sequence ATGAGCACCCGCCCGTTACGCAGGAGTCCCGCGCCCCACGCTTCTCCCCCGGCGTCGATCGCCCTCTTGGCCCTCCTCGCGCTTCTCGCGCTGATCATCGGCTCGGTCGCGGCCGCCTCCTTCCCCAGGACTCCGGCCGAGCCGTTCCGCGTGCTGGTCTACTCCGGGGGGACGCACGCCTCCCAGGACTCGGTCCGCGCCGGTGTCGACGCCGTGAGGAGGCTCGGGGCCGACAACGGCTTCGGGGTAGAGGCGACGGACGATCCGGATGTGTTCGACGACGCCGCGCTCGCCCGGTTCCACGCGGTCGTCTTCAACAACGCCGCACCCGCGTCCAGCAGGAGCGGGGGCCTCGACGACGGCAATCGCGCCGCCCTCCGGAAGTACATCCGGGCGGGGGGTGGCTGGGTCGGCCTGCATGATGCCGCCACCGGCACCGACTGGGACTGGTACGAAGGTCTGGTCGGCGCGACCTTCGACCGCGGCACGCCGGTGCGGACCGGGAGGGTCGAGGTCCTCGATCACGCGCATCCCTCGACGGTGGCTCTTCCCGACCTCTGGGAACGTACGGAGGAATGGCACAACTGGGGCACCGATCCGGCCGGCACCGTGCACACCCTCGCCCGGATCAGGGTGCGTGACGGCGTCACAGGCCTGGACGAGGGCACGGACCACCCCTGGTCGTGGTGCCGGAACTACGACGGCGGGCGTTCATGGTTCACCGCGGGGGGCCACGCGCCCTCGGCCTTCCAGGAGGACGCCTTTCTCGCCCACCTGCTGGGCGGCATCGAGTGGGCCGCGGGCGCGAGGCCGGGCGACTGCACGGCGACCCGTGCCGGGGCCTTCCAGCGGACCCCGCTCGTGACCGGCGGGCTCACCGATCCGGTCGACATGGCGGTCGCCCCCGACCGCCGGGTGTTCGTCGCCCGGCGCACCGGCGAGGTCGAGGTCGTCGACCAGCGGACCATGAAGGTCTCCACGGCACTCGACCTGGCGTACCACCCGGAAACGGCCGCCCGTTCGGACGGGCTGATCGGTCTCGCCCTGGATCCGGACTTCGCGGAGAACAACTGGCTCTACCTGCTGGGTTCCGACCCCACGGGAAAGCGGTTGGCTCTCTCCCGCTTCACGGCCGACGGCGACACGGTCGATCCCGCCTCGCAGAAGCGCCTGCTCACCCTTCCGGGCCGGCGGTCCACGGACAGCGGGGCTCCCGCGTCATCCGGTTCGCTCGCGTTCGACCGGGAAGGCCGGCTGTACCTGGCGACCGGGGACGTCGGCCTGCCGCCGGCCTCGGGGGCGCCGGATGATCTGCGGGGCGCGATCCTGCGGATCACCCCGCAGGACGACGGCAGCTACACCGTGCCCCAGGGCAATCTCTTCGAACCGGGCACGGCCGGCACCCGCCCGGAGATCTACGCGACGGGCATGCGGAATCCCTACAGCTTCACCGTCGACCCCGTCGGCGGCGATCTGCTGGCCGCCGAGGCAGGCGCCGACGGCACTGTGAGCCACCTCCGGATCGCCGGAGCGGGGCAGGTGGGCCGGCCGTACTGCTCCGGGGGCACCGCCCGCGGAGCGGCGGACTGCGCCCCGCGGGCCGACGGCACACCGCCGGACACCGTCCCGGGCAGCGCTGGCGTGATGAGCGGCGCCGTCTACGCCTATGAGCCGGCGAGCCTCTACCGCACGAAGTTCCCCGAATACTTCGCGGGGAAGTTGCTGACGTACGACCCGGCCGGCCGGCGCTTCACCACGCACTCGTTCCAACGCGGGAACCAGACGTTCTCCGACCCACGCTTCGGCCCGGTCGAGGCCGGTGAACTCCAGTCCGTCAACGGCGTGTTCGACGACATGGAATGGAACCGGCCGTCGGCCGCCGCCTTCGGTCCGGACGGCGCGCTGTACGTCATCGACTCGGGGCCCGGTAGCGGTGCGGGCGGCGACGAGGGCGCCGGGGTCTTCCGGATCGACCATGTCGGCGACGGCCGGCCGCCCGGTGCGGCCGTCACCGCCGACCGGAACAACGGCCCCGCCCCGTTGACCGTGGCCTTCACCGGCGCGGGCTCGGGGCTCCCCGGAGGGGTGCCGGTCAGCTACGCCTGGGACTTCGACGGTGACGGCGGCACCGACTCCACGGAGGCGGACCCCTCCTACACCTACCGTGCGGAGGGGCAGTTCACGGCGCGCCTCACGGTGACCGGTCCCGAAGGTACGACGGCCATGGCCGGTCAGGAGATCACCGTCGGCAACACCCGGCCCCGGATCTCGGTCCACCAGCCGGCGGACGGCGGCCTTTTCCGGCCCGGCGACACGATTCCCCTCAGGGTGGACGTGAGGGACGACGAGGACGGGAGCCCGGTCGACTGCTCGCGGATTCTCGTACGCTCACAGGTCGGCCGCGCAGGCGCGCTGCGCCCCCTCACCGGCTCCCGGGGAGGTGAACCGGGGTGTGGGGGCTCCATCGTCATGGCGGCCGGGGGCGTGTCCCGGTCCGGCTCGCACAGCGTCACGGTGCGGTACACGGACAAGGGCACACCGAACGCCCCGGAGCTCACGGGCTCGGCCTCGCTCACCCTGCGTACGGCCTTTCAGGAGGCCGAGCGGTTCACGTCGACCGGAGGCACCCACGGCGGAGCCGTGGCCGGCAGTCGCACGGAGGCCTCGGGCGGCAGAGCGCTGACGGAGATCGAGGACGGGGACTGGATCGCCTTCGATCCGGTGAGCCTGCGGAACATCCGGTCCGTGACGGTCGGTGCGACGGCGTCCGGGACCGGCGGAGCGGTCGAATTCCGGGCCGGTTCGCCTGACGGCCCGCTGCTCGGCTCGCTGACCGTCCCCGGCGCGGAGGACGGGGCGTCAGGAGACGGGACGGCCGGGGAGGGGGCCGTGTCACCGACGGCCGCACTGAAGAGCCCGGGCGGCGGGGTGGCGCTGTACGTGGTGTTCACCGACCCGTCGTGGAACAGCGAGAGGCCGGACCTGTTCACCGTGGACTGGCTGCGCTTCGACGGGCCGGACCCGGGGACGGCCCGGGTCCGGTGA
- a CDS encoding NAD(P)/FAD-dependent oxidoreductase, giving the protein MLIVGGGLGGLSTGCYAQMNGYRSRVLEMHEIPGGSCTAWDRGDFTLDCCVSWLLGSGPGNEMHQIWLELGALQGKRMRNFDVFNTVRGRDGRAVHFYSDPDRLEAHLLALSPGDARVIRDFCAGLRTFRKALARYPFLTPVGLMGRLERWRMLASLVPYFNVIRRSIGTLMRDYSQRFRDPLLREAFNFILYEKHPNFPVLPFYFQLAAHADASAGVPEGGSLGLARSVEERYRGLGGEVMYNARVVEILVENDRAAGVRLSDGTELRADIVVSACDGRTTLLDLLKGRYLTDTYRELYTRTITEPDMVFPGYLTVFLGLRRPFPDGEPCTTYLLEDAVAQRLTGIRHPSVNVQFRSRHYPELSPPGTSVVYATYFCDIAPWRELSTGPEQFTRIRRGEELHTLPVGRGRDYQRAKRQVRDTIVDFLDERHPGLRDAIVVRDVSTPLTQVRYTGNYDGTVLGWQPFVDSGETVEQEVKRHGPGLPGLADFYLSGVWATTGGLIRAAASGRHVMHFVCRDDGRPFTASVDDSAPLPVQLIEPAGATP; this is encoded by the coding sequence ATGCTGATCGTCGGCGGAGGGCTCGGCGGGCTCTCCACCGGCTGCTACGCCCAGATGAACGGCTATCGCAGCAGAGTGCTGGAGATGCACGAGATCCCGGGCGGCTCCTGCACGGCCTGGGACCGGGGCGACTTCACCCTCGACTGCTGTGTGAGCTGGCTGCTCGGCAGCGGGCCGGGCAACGAGATGCACCAGATCTGGCTGGAGCTCGGCGCGCTCCAGGGCAAGCGGATGCGCAACTTCGACGTGTTCAACACGGTGCGCGGCCGGGACGGACGGGCGGTCCACTTCTACTCCGATCCGGACCGCCTCGAAGCGCACCTGCTCGCCCTCTCCCCCGGCGACGCCCGGGTGATCCGCGACTTCTGCGCCGGGCTGCGGACCTTCCGCAAGGCACTGGCCCGCTACCCGTTCCTCACCCCGGTCGGGCTCATGGGCCGCCTGGAGCGCTGGCGGATGCTGGCGTCCCTGGTCCCCTACTTCAACGTGATCCGGCGCTCCATCGGCACGCTGATGCGGGACTACTCGCAGCGCTTCCGGGACCCGCTGCTGCGCGAGGCGTTCAACTTCATCCTGTACGAGAAGCATCCCAACTTCCCCGTGCTGCCGTTCTACTTCCAGCTCGCGGCGCACGCCGACGCCTCGGCCGGTGTCCCCGAGGGCGGCTCGCTGGGCCTGGCCCGCTCGGTCGAGGAGCGCTACCGGGGGCTCGGCGGCGAGGTCATGTACAACGCCAGGGTCGTGGAGATCCTGGTGGAGAACGACCGGGCGGCCGGGGTCCGGCTGAGTGACGGCACGGAGCTGCGGGCGGACATCGTGGTCTCCGCCTGCGACGGGCGCACCACGCTCCTCGACCTGCTGAAGGGCCGCTACCTCACCGACACGTACCGGGAGCTGTACACCCGGACCATCACGGAACCCGACATGGTCTTCCCCGGCTACCTCACGGTCTTCCTGGGGCTGCGCCGGCCCTTCCCGGACGGCGAGCCCTGCACCACGTACCTCCTGGAGGACGCGGTCGCGCAGCGGCTCACCGGCATCCGGCACCCCAGCGTCAACGTGCAGTTCCGCAGCCGCCACTACCCGGAGCTGTCGCCGCCGGGCACCTCCGTGGTGTACGCCACGTACTTCTGCGACATCGCGCCGTGGCGGGAGCTGAGCACCGGTCCCGAGCAGTTCACCCGGATCCGCCGCGGCGAGGAGCTGCACACGCTGCCGGTCGGGCGCGGGCGCGACTACCAGCGGGCCAAACGGCAGGTGCGGGACACGATCGTGGACTTCCTCGACGAGCGGCACCCCGGGCTGCGGGACGCGATCGTGGTGCGGGACGTGTCCACCCCGCTCACCCAGGTCCGCTACACCGGCAACTACGACGGCACGGTACTCGGCTGGCAGCCGTTCGTGGACAGCGGCGAGACCGTGGAGCAGGAGGTCAAGCGTCACGGTCCGGGACTACCGGGGCTCGCGGACTTCTATCTGTCCGGCGTCTGGGCCACCACCGGCGGCCTGATCCGGGCCGCGGCCTCGGGACGGCACGTCATGCACTTCGTCTGCCGCGACGACGGGCGGCCGTTCACCGCCTCCGTCGACGACAGCGCCCCTCTCCCCGTACAACTCATCGAACCCGCAGGAGCGACCCCGTGA
- a CDS encoding Rieske 2Fe-2S domain-containing protein, which translates to MRRGHTRALTEGPSPADAHEPVLPYPDGWFSVAFSSEVVRGALLTRPLQGEDVVLYRLRDGEVRAVRPYCPHLGAHLGLGALEGDELLCPFHRFAFGPDGACTRTGYGTPPPPSSDLTLLPVREVDGAVFVWRHHDGREPDWELTPWHTLGTRAPRLAAWEMAGHSQDVVENTVDIGHFTPLHGWGASEVAEPAVFEGRSFRISVRSEERVPLLGASPLEVTLEGNGISRVHVCTALPRFGVRTCAVYTTTMIAPAAFQLRQTSRFEVAEPAALPAPLARWVSGSVHRLLAGVMFRGNCAFVSQDFPVWATKRYVSPPRLARGDGPIGPFRHWARQFYPPDRLRARVPSSVTRGTAGEAESRVT; encoded by the coding sequence GTGAGGCGCGGCCACACCCGGGCGCTCACGGAGGGCCCCAGCCCGGCCGACGCGCACGAGCCGGTCCTGCCGTACCCCGACGGCTGGTTCTCGGTGGCGTTCTCCTCGGAGGTGGTGCGGGGGGCGCTGCTGACCCGGCCGCTCCAGGGCGAGGACGTGGTGCTCTACCGGCTCCGCGACGGCGAGGTGCGGGCGGTCCGCCCGTACTGCCCGCACCTGGGGGCGCACCTCGGGCTCGGCGCGCTGGAGGGCGACGAACTGCTGTGTCCCTTCCACCGCTTCGCCTTCGGCCCGGACGGCGCCTGCACGCGGACGGGGTACGGCACGCCCCCGCCGCCGTCCTCGGACCTGACCCTGCTGCCGGTGCGCGAGGTCGACGGCGCCGTCTTCGTGTGGCGGCACCACGACGGGCGGGAGCCGGACTGGGAGCTCACGCCCTGGCACACGCTCGGGACGCGGGCGCCGCGGTTGGCCGCGTGGGAGATGGCGGGGCACAGCCAGGACGTGGTCGAGAACACGGTGGACATCGGGCACTTCACGCCGCTGCACGGCTGGGGCGCGTCGGAGGTGGCCGAGCCGGCGGTCTTCGAGGGGCGGTCCTTCCGGATCTCGGTGCGCTCCGAGGAGCGGGTGCCGCTGCTGGGCGCGAGTCCGCTGGAGGTGACGCTGGAGGGCAACGGGATCAGCCGGGTGCACGTGTGCACGGCGCTCCCTCGGTTCGGGGTGCGCACCTGTGCCGTATACACGACCACGATGATCGCGCCCGCGGCTTTCCAGCTGCGCCAGACGAGCCGCTTCGAGGTGGCCGAGCCGGCCGCCCTCCCGGCCCCGCTGGCCCGCTGGGTGAGCGGCTCGGTGCACCGGCTGCTGGCGGGTGTGATGTTCCGGGGCAACTGCGCTTTCGTGTCCCAGGACTTCCCGGTCTGGGCGACGAAGCGGTACGTGTCTCCGCCCCGGCTGGCCCGCGGCGACGGCCCGATCGGCCCGTTCCGCCACTGGGCCCGGCAGTTCTACCCGCCGGACCGGCTGCGGGCGCGGGTGCCGTCGTCGGTGACGCGGGGAACGGCGGGGGAAGCGGAGAGCAGGGTCACGTAG